In Candidatus Neomarinimicrobiota bacterium, a genomic segment contains:
- the narH gene encoding nitrate reductase subunit beta, protein MDIRSQISMVFHLDKCIGCHTCSIACKNIWTDREGAEYMWWNNVETKPGTGYPTKWEDQETYQGGWEVQHGKLRLKSTGKARIVANIFHNPHQPSMDEYYEPWTYDYDNLFNAPEGTDQPTAKPISKVTGEYIDVEAGPNWDDDLGGSPVYAENDPNLEALTDAQRQQMFEIERMVFFYFPRICNHCLNPACVAACPSGALYKRGEDGIVLLDQERCRGWRACIAACPYKKTYYNWKTGKSEKCILCFPRLETGQAPACFHSCVGRIRYLGVLLYDADRLEETAKKEDHELVDAHRDIILDPFDPEIIKEAKANGIHEDTIKAAQDSPVWKFVKEWGIGLPPHIEYRTLPMLFYVPPLLPVISSFDGDTVKSMSDGFFSDFEKARAPIEYLGKMFAAGNNSKIRYALKKQMAVRAYRRAKTVGDLTMEEAEKILTEADSSPEEAEGIYQLTSMARLEDRFVIPPAHREEAVEMMDDPLEHKTSTGFGFRNEPKRGA, encoded by the coding sequence ATGGATATCAGATCACAGATTTCGATGGTTTTTCACCTGGATAAATGTATTGGCTGTCACACATGTAGTATTGCGTGTAAAAATATATGGACGGATCGCGAGGGCGCCGAATACATGTGGTGGAATAACGTGGAGACAAAACCCGGTACCGGCTACCCCACCAAGTGGGAGGATCAGGAAACGTACCAGGGCGGCTGGGAGGTTCAGCACGGGAAGCTCCGGCTTAAGTCCACCGGCAAGGCCCGGATTGTGGCGAATATCTTTCACAATCCGCACCAGCCGAGCATGGACGAATATTACGAGCCGTGGACGTACGATTACGACAATCTGTTCAACGCTCCGGAGGGTACCGACCAGCCCACGGCCAAGCCAATTTCCAAGGTGACCGGCGAATATATTGACGTGGAAGCAGGCCCCAACTGGGATGACGACCTTGGCGGATCGCCGGTCTATGCGGAGAACGATCCGAACCTGGAAGCCCTCACCGACGCCCAGCGTCAGCAGATGTTCGAGATCGAGCGGATGGTGTTCTTTTACTTCCCGAGGATTTGCAATCACTGCCTGAATCCCGCCTGTGTGGCGGCGTGCCCGTCCGGCGCGCTCTACAAGCGTGGCGAGGACGGCATCGTGCTCCTGGATCAAGAGCGGTGCCGGGGATGGCGAGCCTGTATCGCAGCCTGTCCGTACAAAAAGACCTATTACAACTGGAAGACCGGTAAGTCCGAAAAATGTATCCTCTGCTTTCCGCGACTTGAAACGGGACAGGCCCCGGCGTGCTTTCATTCTTGTGTGGGGCGAATCCGTTATCTCGGTGTTCTGCTGTACGATGCGGATCGCCTGGAGGAAACCGCTAAGAAGGAAGACCACGAACTGGTTGACGCCCACAGGGATATTATCCTTGATCCCTTTGATCCTGAAATTATCAAGGAAGCCAAGGCAAACGGTATCCATGAGGATACCATCAAGGCAGCACAGGATTCCCCGGTCTGGAAATTCGTTAAGGAGTGGGGAATAGGACTTCCGCCGCATATCGAGTACCGGACGCTGCCCATGTTATTCTACGTGCCGCCGTTGCTTCCCGTAATATCCAGTTTTGACGGGGATACGGTCAAAAGCATGTCCGACGGATTTTTCTCGGACTTCGAGAAAGCCAGAGCACCCATAGAGTATCTCGGCAAGATGTTCGCTGCCGGCAATAACAGCAAAATTCGCTACGCGCTCAAAAAGCAGATGGCTGTCCGGGCATATCGGCGGGCGAAGACTGTGGGCGATCTAACCATGGAAGAAGCGGAAAAAATACTTACCGAAGCGGACAGCTCTCCAGAGGAAGCGGAAGGCATCTACCAGCTCACCTCCATGGCGCGGCTGGAAGATCGGTTTGTGATTCCGCCGGCCCACCGCGAAGAAGCAGTGGAGATGATGGACGATCCGCTGGAGCATAAAACATCGACGGGATTCGGCTTTCGGAATGAGCCGAAACGCGGTGCGTAA
- the narJ gene encoding nitrate reductase molybdenum cofactor assembly chaperone, with translation MTNLMQTQQKDIEITGEILTAYGKILKYPDDQYSEQVQEWVESLEGYPEIRSHVQPFVQHAENASLGKLEELFVKTFEMNKKRPLEIGWHLYGEEYKRGQFLVKMRDLLREHGIQENGELPDHLTYCLTVLPKLDSADTETFVRKYMHPAIDSIIEGFGEEENPYLSVVESLSMLLEGAYGRSEEE, from the coding sequence ATGACAAACCTCATGCAAACGCAACAGAAAGACATAGAAATTACTGGCGAGATTCTGACCGCGTACGGGAAAATCCTGAAATATCCGGATGATCAATATAGTGAACAGGTTCAGGAGTGGGTGGAATCTCTGGAAGGATATCCGGAAATCAGGAGTCATGTTCAGCCGTTCGTGCAGCACGCGGAAAACGCATCCTTGGGCAAACTCGAGGAACTATTCGTCAAGACGTTCGAGATGAATAAAAAACGTCCACTGGAGATTGGCTGGCACCTGTACGGCGAGGAGTACAAGCGCGGCCAGTTCCTGGTAAAGATGCGGGATCTGCTGCGTGAGCATGGAATTCAGGAAAACGGCGAACTGCCGGATCATCTGACCTATTGCCTGACGGTGCTCCCGAAACTTGATTCGGCTGATACAGAAACCTTTGTACGAAAATATATGCACCCGGCAATTGACAGCATTATAGAAGGCTTCGGTGAGGAGGAAAATCCATATCTGAGCGTGGTGGAATCTCTCTCCATGCTATTGGAAGGAGCCTACGGAAGGAGCGAAGAAGAATGA